The following coding sequences lie in one Fusibacter sp. A1 genomic window:
- a CDS encoding aspartate kinase, which yields MLIVKKFGGTSLATPERIKLIANQLVEQKKAGDDLIIVVSAMGHTTDELIDKAMSVNDSPDPREMDMLLSTGEQMSCALMSMAIKGLGVQAISMTGGMSGITTDMHHKKARITDIDSKKILNKVNEGYIVVIAGFQGVTTEGAITTLGRGGSDTTAVAIAASCSADLCEIYTDVDGVYSADPRKVKTAKKHTAIHYDEMLELAKLGAGVLHPRSVEMAQKYNVNLVVRSSFENIPGTHIRKEQTMEQVVIRGVTMEDEIARLTVSEVPDQPGVAFRLFSQLAKSHIAIDMIIQNYNHNGRNDMSFTVSRDDLKEAQQVCTEFLKGPDMSGSLDIKENIAKISIVGTGILSSAETASKVFGTLSELGINIEMISTSELKLSVLIPSENSLKALNSIHESLFYD from the coding sequence ATGCTAATTGTAAAAAAATTTGGTGGAACATCACTAGCGACACCGGAAAGAATCAAACTCATAGCAAATCAACTCGTTGAGCAGAAGAAAGCTGGTGACGATCTGATCATCGTTGTCTCTGCGATGGGACATACTACGGATGAACTAATCGACAAAGCCATGAGTGTCAACGACTCGCCGGATCCCCGCGAGATGGATATGCTGCTGTCCACCGGAGAACAGATGAGCTGCGCTCTGATGAGCATGGCGATTAAGGGATTAGGCGTTCAGGCGATATCGATGACAGGCGGCATGTCAGGCATCACAACCGACATGCACCATAAGAAGGCCCGCATCACGGATATCGATTCAAAAAAAATTCTCAATAAGGTAAATGAAGGATATATCGTCGTGATCGCCGGCTTTCAGGGGGTTACGACAGAAGGTGCGATAACGACGCTTGGAAGAGGTGGATCCGATACCACAGCTGTTGCGATCGCGGCATCCTGCTCGGCAGACCTATGTGAGATCTACACCGATGTCGATGGCGTATACTCCGCGGACCCACGTAAGGTGAAAACGGCTAAAAAACATACGGCAATTCATTATGATGAGATGCTGGAGCTGGCTAAACTGGGGGCTGGAGTACTGCATCCACGTTCTGTTGAGATGGCTCAGAAGTACAATGTCAATCTTGTCGTACGATCCTCGTTTGAAAATATTCCCGGTACCCATATCAGAAAGGAACAGACTATGGAGCAAGTAGTGATAAGAGGTGTAACAATGGAAGATGAAATCGCCCGACTGACGGTTTCAGAGGTTCCCGATCAGCCAGGAGTTGCATTTCGGTTGTTTTCTCAACTGGCCAAGTCGCATATCGCTATCGATATGATCATACAGAACTACAACCATAACGGCCGCAACGACATGTCCTTTACTGTGTCCAGAGACGACCTTAAAGAGGCGCAGCAGGTCTGTACCGAATTCCTCAAGGGTCCCGATATGTCCGGTTCGCTTGATATCAAAGAAAACATAGCTAAAATCTCGATCGTAGGAACCGGAATACTCTCTAGTGCCGAAACGGCCTCAAAGGTTTTCGGAACGCTTTCAGAGCTTGGAATCAATATCGAAATGATCAGCACTTCAGAGCTTAAGCTGTCTGTGCTCATTCCTTCTGAAAATTCCCTCAAAGCGCTTAATTCCATTCATGAGTCCTTATTTTACGACTGA
- the thrC gene encoding threonine synthase has protein sequence MNYCSTRNNALEFTFSQAVLMGLAPDGGLFVPKALPTFDFEDERWSAFTYQETAFEVFKTFMSDFSEDQLSRCISAAYDDKFDEQGIAPVNHVEELNLLELFHGRTLAFKDLALSILPHLMHEASKIQGNRNKIAILTATSGDTGKAALEGFSDAVGTEIIVFYPRDGVSEIQKLQMKTQTGSNVHVYGINGNFDDAQRQVKRMLTDESFAQGLIKEGVQLSSANSINIGRLIPQMVYYIHAYFQMVSAGKLRAGEPLNVSVPTGNFGNILAAYYAKECGLPIGKLMCASNQNHVLTEFFDSGIYDTHREFHCTISPSMDILVSSNLERFLYQISEGDCLKIERWMGDLHRTGSFKLDKSMLKEDFYAGFASDEETREAISSVFSTHGYMMDPHTAVAYHVTKKEPAFLKEPLLIVSTASPFKFSEAVLEAIEADSDGSIKTLSEIMAQPVPSQIALLHKQPILHDTSCEVEEMQVVVRDLLMEVKS, from the coding sequence ATGAACTACTGTAGCACAAGAAACAATGCGCTTGAATTTACATTTTCACAAGCGGTACTGATGGGTCTTGCACCTGATGGCGGCTTGTTTGTGCCTAAGGCGCTTCCGACATTCGACTTTGAGGATGAGCGCTGGTCGGCCTTCACTTATCAGGAAACGGCGTTTGAGGTTTTTAAAACCTTCATGTCCGATTTTAGCGAGGATCAGCTATCAAGGTGTATTTCAGCGGCATATGATGATAAGTTCGATGAGCAAGGGATAGCACCTGTCAACCATGTCGAGGAGCTAAACCTATTGGAACTCTTTCATGGAAGGACGCTCGCTTTCAAGGATTTGGCACTTTCCATTCTTCCGCACTTGATGCATGAAGCATCGAAAATTCAGGGAAACCGAAACAAGATAGCGATCTTGACAGCGACGTCCGGCGATACAGGCAAAGCTGCGCTTGAAGGATTTTCGGATGCGGTTGGAACTGAAATCATCGTATTCTATCCGCGAGATGGAGTCAGTGAAATTCAGAAACTGCAGATGAAGACACAGACCGGTTCCAATGTCCATGTATATGGCATCAACGGCAATTTCGACGACGCACAAAGACAAGTGAAGAGGATGCTTACAGATGAGTCATTCGCACAAGGTCTTATAAAAGAAGGTGTACAGCTTTCGTCTGCCAACTCGATCAACATAGGTAGGCTTATCCCTCAAATGGTGTATTACATCCACGCCTACTTTCAAATGGTATCTGCCGGTAAGTTACGCGCCGGTGAGCCGCTTAACGTTTCTGTTCCAACTGGAAATTTCGGTAATATTCTGGCTGCCTATTATGCTAAAGAGTGCGGTCTTCCCATTGGCAAGCTGATGTGCGCATCCAATCAGAACCATGTCCTGACAGAATTTTTCGACTCGGGAATCTATGACACGCATCGGGAGTTCCACTGTACGATTTCTCCTTCGATGGACATCTTGGTTTCAAGTAATTTGGAACGATTCCTATATCAGATAAGTGAGGGGGATTGTCTGAAGATTGAAAGGTGGATGGGAGACCTGCACAGAACAGGTAGCTTTAAACTGGATAAGTCGATGCTTAAGGAAGACTTTTATGCGGGATTTGCAAGTGATGAGGAAACTAGGGAGGCGATCAGTAGCGTCTTTTCCACTCATGGATATATGATGGATCCTCATACGGCAGTCGCTTATCATGTGACAAAGAAGGAGCCTGCATTTTTAAAAGAACCCTTATTGATTGTTTCAACAGCAAGCCCCTTCAAGTTTAGCGAAGCGGTGCTGGAAGCCATCGAAGCAGACTCCGATGGATCGATCAAGACCCTATCGGAGATCATGGCTCAACCGGTTCCAAGTCAGATCGCCTTACTTCACAAACAGCCTATCTTGCACGACACGAGCTGTGAAGTGGAAGAGATGCAGGTGGTGGTAAGGGATTTACTTATGGAGGTGAAGTCATGA
- the pgmB gene encoding beta-phosphoglucomutase encodes MSGKIKAVIFDMDGVLTETSEYHFLAWRKLAGEIGIELNREFNEELKGISRYESMMKILKLGDKVNEYSDREIEKLTTRKNEDYKVLIQSITPDDLLAGIHGLLVVLKQKEIKIAVASASFSAPILIEKLGIGRFVDYLVDPGSVRGKPYPDIFLKAARELHVDPESCVGIEDAKAGVDAINAAHMFSVGIGTDGALSHACLVFSDTEQIVWNEIEKVFDAWSDR; translated from the coding sequence GTGTCAGGTAAGATAAAGGCTGTGATTTTTGATATGGACGGTGTCTTGACCGAGACATCCGAGTATCATTTTTTAGCATGGAGAAAACTTGCAGGTGAAATAGGTATTGAGCTTAATCGAGAGTTCAACGAGGAACTTAAAGGGATTTCGCGTTATGAGTCGATGATGAAGATCCTCAAACTTGGGGACAAGGTGAACGAGTATTCGGATAGGGAGATTGAAAAGCTGACCACCAGAAAGAATGAGGATTACAAGGTCCTGATTCAGTCGATCACGCCAGATGATCTTTTAGCTGGAATCCACGGATTACTGGTAGTGCTTAAGCAAAAAGAGATAAAAATCGCAGTTGCTTCAGCATCGTTTAGTGCGCCGATTTTGATAGAAAAGCTCGGTATAGGACGTTTTGTAGACTACCTTGTCGATCCGGGTTCTGTAAGAGGTAAGCCCTACCCCGACATTTTTTTAAAGGCTGCGCGTGAACTCCATGTCGATCCTGAAAGCTGCGTCGGCATTGAGGATGCCAAAGCAGGTGTGGATGCTATTAATGCGGCACACATGTTTTCTGTCGGAATAGGAACCGATGGGGCGCTATCCCATGCTTGTCTTGTTTTTTCTGATACGGAGCAAATCGTTTGGAATGAGATCGAAAAGGTTTTTGACGCATGGAGTGACCGATAA
- a CDS encoding DNA alkylation repair protein codes for MSYRRSSLEEVIGNIPAERFSMYLPAVIAIEEAFKKKDRIIVAIDGRTASGKSTFVEWLSDYYDLNCYHMDDFYLTQDMRTEERLSEPGGNVDRERFDREVLLPLIAQEEFSYGLYTCKEMRITATVQVKRKALEIIEGAYSHHPELVYAYDLKLVFSIDPQNQIDRLLMRGGVASIDAFKTRWIPMEEKHLSQNKVFHFADVICYDLVKEMRAAKTEDAEAMAKYLKNKFTCLGLKRDERSRLAKVFMKAAKKSKTVNWHFVDYLWGVGEREFQYVALDYLDSLKGSLEAVDIGRIGNLAVQNSWWDSVDGLAVNLTGSLLFRFKTEIEPVIREWASHENMWLNRTSILCQLKFKQKTDCELLEYVILRNHETKEFFLNKAIGWALREYSKTDPEWVSAFINRHRLHPLSIREASKYLSVNE; via the coding sequence ATGAGCTATAGAAGATCATCACTAGAGGAAGTCATAGGAAACATACCGGCGGAGCGGTTTTCAATGTATCTGCCCGCTGTCATCGCCATTGAAGAGGCTTTTAAGAAAAAGGACAGGATCATTGTGGCCATTGATGGACGAACTGCAAGCGGCAAGAGCACGTTTGTCGAGTGGTTGTCCGACTACTACGATCTGAACTGCTATCACATGGACGATTTTTATCTTACACAAGACATGCGTACTGAGGAGCGTTTAAGTGAGCCTGGCGGGAATGTCGATAGGGAAAGGTTCGACAGGGAAGTGCTGCTGCCTCTGATCGCTCAGGAGGAGTTCAGCTACGGCCTCTATACCTGCAAGGAGATGAGAATCACTGCGACTGTGCAGGTGAAGAGAAAAGCGCTCGAGATCATAGAAGGAGCCTACTCCCACCATCCTGAGCTTGTCTATGCCTATGATCTGAAGCTCGTATTCTCCATCGATCCCCAAAACCAGATCGACAGGCTTCTGATGCGGGGGGGTGTCGCTTCGATCGACGCCTTCAAGACCAGATGGATTCCCATGGAAGAGAAGCATCTGAGTCAAAACAAGGTCTTTCATTTTGCTGACGTGATCTGCTATGATCTTGTAAAAGAAATGCGAGCCGCCAAGACCGAGGATGCTGAAGCGATGGCCAAGTACCTGAAAAACAAGTTCACCTGTCTGGGACTTAAAAGGGACGAACGGAGCAGGCTTGCAAAGGTGTTCATGAAAGCCGCGAAGAAGTCGAAAACAGTCAACTGGCATTTTGTGGACTACCTCTGGGGAGTAGGGGAAAGGGAATTCCAATATGTCGCTTTGGATTATCTAGATAGCTTGAAAGGTAGCCTTGAAGCTGTCGATATAGGCAGGATCGGGAATCTGGCCGTGCAAAACTCATGGTGGGATTCTGTGGACGGCCTCGCTGTCAATCTGACGGGCTCATTGCTCTTTAGATTCAAAACTGAAATCGAACCTGTCATCAGGGAATGGGCGAGTCATGAGAACATGTGGCTCAACAGGACCAGTATTCTTTGTCAGCTGAAGTTTAAGCAGAAGACAGATTGTGAGCTCTTAGAATATGTGATACTTAGGAATCATGAGACTAAGGAGTTTTTCTTAAACAAAGCGATCGGATGGGCTCTCAGGGAGTACTCGAAAACTGATCCCGAGTGGGTGTCCGCTTTCATCAATAGGCATCGACTTCATCCCCTTAGCATACGTGAAGCGTCAAAATACCTGTCTGTGAACGAATAG
- a CDS encoding diguanylate cyclase domain-containing protein, which translates to MLERDILRDPMTKLKSYYQFIEEDFKGLFGTAGFFILFDMAEFAVFNQKYGKDEGDRVLVKVSMILKRAINPVHIYRMEGDAFLVVLSGVDKLSVGIIKKRIMQHFSELQAEYLEGEISLNYALYEYKEPIKSLAEYYSIILSEESCQYSDKFKSKRLIEHIVIGVTNRLKESVSYYNDICKFAVMDDMTKLSNSKAAKNYLSRMRLHQPFAIAFIDGDGLSKFNAISYDMGNDVIAHLAQVIQSSVRVDDHVFRWLSGDEFLIVFHGVTYEQSLALSERVRSNIEKSGSYKVTASLGLVHYPTDDDSVEGLLKKAEKANRAAKRLGKNRVVSWSQVVEEEQTYVEIT; encoded by the coding sequence ATGCTTGAACGAGATATCTTAAGGGATCCGATGACGAAGCTTAAAAGCTATTATCAGTTTATTGAAGAAGACTTCAAGGGCTTATTCGGCACGGCGGGTTTCTTCATCCTGTTTGATATGGCGGAATTTGCTGTTTTCAATCAAAAATATGGCAAGGACGAAGGGGATAGGGTTCTGGTCAAAGTCTCCATGATCCTAAAACGGGCGATAAATCCGGTTCATATCTATCGAATGGAAGGCGATGCATTTTTAGTGGTGCTGAGTGGAGTCGATAAATTGTCCGTAGGAATCATAAAAAAAAGAATCATGCAGCATTTCAGTGAGCTACAGGCGGAGTACCTGGAAGGTGAGATCAGCTTGAATTACGCCCTTTATGAGTATAAAGAGCCGATAAAAAGCCTCGCCGAGTATTATTCGATCATTCTCAGTGAAGAGAGCTGTCAATATAGCGACAAGTTTAAAAGTAAGCGGCTGATAGAACATATCGTAATCGGTGTGACAAACCGTCTTAAGGAATCGGTGTCGTATTACAATGACATCTGTAAGTTCGCAGTCATGGACGATATGACAAAACTGAGCAATTCAAAGGCGGCAAAAAACTACCTATCCAGAATGCGCCTCCATCAGCCTTTTGCGATCGCCTTTATCGATGGTGACGGATTAAGTAAGTTCAATGCGATCAGTTATGATATGGGAAACGATGTGATCGCCCACCTCGCTCAGGTGATACAGTCTTCTGTGAGGGTGGATGACCATGTGTTCAGATGGCTTTCGGGAGATGAGTTTCTGATTGTCTTCCATGGGGTTACGTATGAGCAAAGTCTCGCCCTTAGTGAACGTGTGAGGTCGAATATTGAAAAGAGCGGGTCCTATAAGGTGACCGCTTCCTTGGGGCTGGTTCATTATCCTACAGATGACGATTCTGTCGAAGGGCTGCTAAAAAAAGCGGAAAAAGCCAATAGGGCTGCCAAACGTCTGGGTAAGAACCGGGTGGTGAGCTGGAGTCAAGTGGTTGAAGAGGAACAGACCTATGTCGAAATCACCTGA
- a CDS encoding metallophosphoesterase — protein sequence MMKRKQLLFIVAILSVLLIGSALDRQPVVKNYKVTLESLKDKQLRIVQISDLHSTNYGIGQTLLIEMVIDEAPDLIVMTGDIFDDIVPNDSTVTLLDGIKRVAPIIYVTGNHEIWSDDLSTKLELLTSRGVHVLHDTDKVIVIGETLVRVVGFDDPYAKGYLFDGDKSKLSFESKDTPVDLTILLSHRAELVDVYKSFDADLSLSGHSHGGQVRIPFLINGLLSPNQGWFPEYAGGVYKVGELSHIVSRGLSINERLPRIFNPPELVVVDVSGH from the coding sequence ATGATGAAAAGAAAGCAACTACTGTTTATAGTAGCGATACTAAGCGTTCTGCTGATCGGTTCCGCGCTTGACCGGCAACCGGTCGTCAAAAACTACAAGGTGACCCTTGAGTCGTTAAAGGACAAGCAGCTACGAATCGTACAGATTTCGGATCTGCATAGTACGAATTACGGAATCGGGCAGACCCTATTGATAGAGATGGTGATAGACGAAGCACCCGATTTAATTGTGATGACCGGAGATATCTTTGATGATATTGTACCCAATGATTCGACAGTTACCCTACTGGATGGCATAAAGAGGGTAGCTCCGATAATCTATGTCACTGGAAACCATGAGATTTGGTCGGATGACCTTTCTACAAAACTGGAGCTTTTGACAAGTAGAGGGGTGCATGTTCTGCATGACACCGATAAGGTGATCGTCATCGGTGAAACCCTAGTCAGGGTCGTAGGTTTTGATGATCCCTATGCCAAAGGCTATCTGTTTGACGGCGACAAGTCCAAGCTGTCATTCGAAAGTAAAGATACACCCGTGGATCTGACGATCCTACTTAGCCATAGGGCGGAGCTTGTCGATGTGTATAAGAGTTTTGACGCGGACCTATCGCTCTCAGGTCACTCCCATGGCGGTCAAGTCAGGATCCCGTTTTTAATCAATGGGCTCCTTTCGCCCAACCAGGGGTGGTTTCCGGAGTATGCGGGCGGGGTATATAAAGTTGGGGAGCTTAGCCATATCGTCAGTAGGGGGTTGTCGATCAATGAAAGACTACCAAGAATTTTCAATCCTCCAGAACTGGTCGTCGTGGATGTAAGCGGACACTAG
- a CDS encoding MATE family efflux transporter, which yields MENHKLSAVPIPKLILGMSIPVIFSMMVQALYNVVDSIFVSRVSEQALTAVSLAFPIQMIIVAAFVGLGTGINSNISRRLGEGNREEAISVSEHGVVIGLALSLVVAIIGILLSGSYFTWFTDDLSIISDGKIYVQIVTAFAVFRILGHTGSSSLQGSGEMIKPMVAQLIGAIGNIILDPILIFGWFGMPALGVKGAAIATITAQLFSMLYIWSVIARGKQEIRLDMKRFRFSTVTIKSIVAVGVPSAIMQGLGSVMLGGLNLILAQFGESALAVMGVYFKLQSLVYMPIFGLAVGTMPVVGFNFGAKNIRRMIAAVRFSTVLAVGFMSLWLVLFQLFPRQLLSIFNATPDMYSIGIDAMRIASVMFPMVAITIILSTSFNAIGKAHFSLAISSVRQLVILLPVAYLLAKSIGVNGVWFSLVLSECVGVTLTVIIFTKVYRKIKASNEELKRGLSV from the coding sequence ATGGAAAACCATAAGTTATCCGCAGTACCCATACCCAAACTGATACTGGGTATGTCGATTCCCGTTATCTTTTCGATGATGGTGCAAGCGCTTTACAATGTCGTAGACAGCATATTCGTCTCGAGGGTCAGCGAACAGGCACTTACTGCCGTCTCGCTTGCCTTTCCGATTCAGATGATCATCGTCGCCGCATTTGTCGGACTTGGAACAGGTATCAATTCAAACATCTCAAGAAGACTCGGTGAAGGTAACAGAGAAGAAGCGATATCGGTGAGCGAGCACGGTGTGGTGATTGGGCTCGCGCTCAGTCTTGTGGTCGCCATCATAGGAATCTTGCTCTCAGGCAGTTATTTCACTTGGTTCACAGACGATCTTAGCATCATAAGCGACGGAAAGATCTATGTTCAGATTGTCACAGCCTTTGCCGTGTTTAGAATACTAGGACACACCGGTTCAAGCTCATTGCAAGGTTCTGGAGAGATGATCAAACCCATGGTCGCGCAGCTTATAGGAGCCATCGGAAATATCATTCTCGATCCCATCCTTATTTTCGGCTGGTTCGGCATGCCGGCACTCGGTGTAAAGGGTGCGGCTATCGCGACGATAACAGCTCAACTGTTTTCGATGCTCTATATCTGGTCGGTGATCGCCCGAGGAAAGCAAGAGATAAGACTTGATATGAAAAGGTTCAGATTCAGCACAGTGACGATAAAAAGCATTGTCGCCGTGGGGGTTCCCTCTGCGATCATGCAAGGTTTAGGCTCCGTGATGCTTGGCGGGTTAAACCTGATACTGGCGCAGTTCGGAGAATCAGCGCTTGCCGTCATGGGAGTCTACTTTAAGCTGCAATCGCTTGTCTATATGCCTATTTTCGGTTTGGCTGTGGGAACCATGCCGGTCGTAGGATTCAATTTTGGCGCGAAAAACATCAGAAGAATGATTGCGGCCGTCCGTTTCAGTACGGTTCTTGCTGTCGGATTCATGAGTTTATGGTTGGTGCTTTTTCAACTCTTTCCAAGACAGCTCCTCAGTATTTTCAATGCGACCCCGGACATGTATTCAATCGGTATCGATGCGATGAGAATTGCCAGTGTCATGTTTCCTATGGTCGCAATTACGATTATTCTGAGTACTTCGTTCAATGCGATCGGCAAGGCTCATTTCAGTTTGGCAATTTCATCTGTGAGACAACTTGTAATCTTGCTGCCGGTAGCCTATCTGCTTGCTAAGTCGATCGGTGTGAACGGAGTCTGGTTTAGTCTTGTCCTTTCAGAATGTGTGGGTGTGACCCTGACGGTGATTATTTTTACAAAAGTATATCGAAAGATCAAAGCGTCAAATGAAGAGCTTAAAAGAGGTTTATCCGTATGA
- a CDS encoding cofactor-independent phosphoglycerate mutase — protein MKYVVVLVDGMADYPIKELQDRTPLEVADIPMIDLMAKHGEIGMVQTVPVGMAPGSDTANLAVMGYPPRQYHTGRSPLEAASIGVTLKNTDVTFRCNLVTLAGSGAYETKKMVDHSSGDITTEEAEILLSAVKERFETEDHKFYKGVSYRHLLVWNNGTTQVELTPPHDILEKEIRDFLPKGELSDWIRDMMIASFDVLDNHPINLKRKERGLNPANSIWLWGEGVKPQLDNFYDKYGLKGSVISAVDLINGIGILAGLRVISVSGATGTLHTNFKGKAQAAIDALMGGDDYCYIHLEAPDECGHQGDLEGKIKSIELIDDQVVKPIVDALKDADEDLRMLIVPDHRTPIALRTHTSEPVPYVLYDSRSKEVHETNAFSETAAQKYGNFIPSGPELLNKLLQK, from the coding sequence ATGAAATACGTTGTTGTACTAGTCGATGGCATGGCCGACTATCCCATAAAGGAGCTTCAGGATCGCACCCCTCTTGAGGTCGCAGATATTCCCATGATCGACCTTATGGCAAAGCATGGAGAAATCGGAATGGTTCAGACGGTACCTGTGGGAATGGCACCCGGAAGTGATACGGCAAATCTCGCTGTCATGGGTTATCCACCTCGTCAGTATCATACAGGCAGGTCCCCACTCGAAGCCGCGAGTATAGGCGTGACACTGAAAAACACGGATGTGACCTTCCGATGCAACCTAGTGACACTCGCGGGATCGGGAGCCTATGAGACCAAAAAGATGGTAGACCATTCTTCAGGCGATATCACCACTGAAGAAGCTGAAATTCTATTGAGTGCGGTGAAAGAAAGATTTGAAACGGAGGACCATAAGTTTTATAAGGGGGTCAGTTACAGACACTTGCTTGTTTGGAACAATGGAACCACTCAAGTGGAACTGACACCTCCGCACGATATACTTGAAAAGGAAATTCGCGACTTTTTGCCAAAAGGCGAACTGAGCGATTGGATAAGGGACATGATGATCGCTTCATTTGATGTTCTTGACAACCATCCGATTAACCTAAAGAGGAAAGAACGAGGATTGAATCCTGCAAACAGCATATGGCTCTGGGGAGAAGGTGTAAAACCCCAATTGGACAATTTTTATGATAAATACGGTTTGAAAGGGTCAGTTATTTCTGCAGTGGATCTGATCAACGGCATAGGAATACTCGCAGGACTGAGAGTGATCAGTGTTAGTGGTGCGACAGGAACACTGCACACCAACTTTAAAGGAAAAGCACAAGCAGCTATCGATGCACTTATGGGGGGAGACGACTATTGTTATATTCATCTTGAAGCACCTGATGAATGCGGTCATCAAGGCGACCTCGAGGGCAAGATAAAATCGATAGAGCTGATAGATGATCAGGTGGTCAAGCCCATCGTAGATGCTTTAAAAGATGCTGATGAGGACTTGAGGATGCTGATCGTACCTGACCATAGAACGCCGATCGCACTCAGAACCCATACCTCAGAACCCGTGCCATACGTTTTATACGACAGCAGAAGTAAGGAAGTTCATGAAACGAACGCCTTCTCAGAAACCGCCGCGCAAAAGTACGGAAACTTCATCCCAAGCGGCCCCGAACTCCTCAACAAACTCCTACAAAAATAA
- a CDS encoding MFS transporter yields the protein MQPYSKLPRSYKIFLAIVAFSALGFGLTSGVLSNYFKEVYDVSAYQRGLIEFPRETPGVLAIIFIALLSRFSDIRLSIIAQLLAIVGVMTLGLVTPPFGVMLIFIFINSAGHHLNMPLQDSIGMSLITTENAGRQMGQYKGIQTAFAMIASAIIFVGFRFDVFSFDTGVKWIFVVSAGISLIAVVFLIVLDRLVHDPIKTDKRINFVFRKEYKYYYTLVVMYGVQKQIMLVYGPWVLISLLDKKADTLAILGIIGSFIGMFFIPKLGAWIDRFGTKKLLFADALSFIGVYLVYGFISAGFSNGTLDKVGLPVLIAYGIFIIDRMSNQMGMIRTLYLRQIAVEKSDIMPTLSLGLSLDHIVSILCAVAGGVIWGAWGPEYIFYLTAALSLVNLFVAVKVKI from the coding sequence ATGCAACCTTATAGCAAATTACCACGATCATACAAGATTTTCTTAGCGATTGTCGCTTTTTCGGCTTTAGGATTCGGACTCACCAGCGGCGTGTTGTCCAATTACTTTAAGGAAGTCTACGATGTAAGCGCTTACCAAAGAGGACTAATTGAGTTTCCTAGGGAGACACCTGGCGTTCTGGCGATCATCTTCATCGCCCTTTTATCTCGATTTTCCGATATCCGACTTTCGATCATCGCCCAACTACTAGCCATTGTCGGAGTGATGACCCTGGGTCTTGTCACCCCTCCTTTTGGAGTGATGCTCATTTTCATCTTCATCAATTCCGCCGGACATCACTTGAACATGCCCCTTCAAGACAGTATCGGCATGTCCCTTATCACCACCGAGAACGCCGGAAGACAAATGGGTCAGTATAAAGGGATCCAGACCGCATTCGCAATGATCGCAAGCGCCATCATCTTCGTCGGTTTTCGATTTGATGTTTTCAGCTTCGATACGGGAGTAAAGTGGATATTCGTCGTATCTGCCGGCATTTCACTAATCGCCGTGGTCTTTCTCATCGTTCTCGACCGTCTTGTCCATGATCCCATAAAGACGGATAAGCGTATCAATTTTGTGTTTAGAAAAGAATATAAGTACTACTACACTCTCGTCGTCATGTATGGCGTTCAAAAGCAGATCATGCTCGTCTATGGTCCTTGGGTGCTTATTTCGCTCTTGGATAAGAAAGCGGACACACTGGCGATCTTAGGAATCATAGGCTCCTTTATCGGCATGTTCTTCATTCCAAAGCTAGGCGCATGGATTGATCGGTTCGGTACGAAGAAACTGCTATTCGCCGATGCCCTTTCCTTTATCGGAGTCTACCTTGTATACGGATTCATCAGCGCCGGTTTTTCGAATGGTACCCTCGATAAGGTGGGATTACCTGTACTGATCGCTTACGGCATCTTTATCATCGATAGGATGTCCAATCAGATGGGAATGATCCGTACCTTATACCTAAGGCAGATCGCAGTCGAAAAATCGGACATCATGCCCACCCTGTCCCTAGGACTCAGTCTCGACCACATCGTTTCGATCCTTTGTGCTGTCGCAGGCGGTGTCATTTGGGGAGCGTGGGGTCCGGAGTACATCTTTTACCTGACAGCAGCCCTTTCACTTGTGAACTTGTTTGTGGCGGTGAAGGTGAAGATTTAA